The following coding sequences lie in one Prosthecobacter vanneervenii genomic window:
- a CDS encoding DapH/DapD/GlmU-related protein, with protein sequence MRLHSPELLWQWSRDLQHRGWRLPARVVKTLNFFLHKCLLPAEAEVGEGLILEHYALGIVMHPQVRIGKGCRIYHHVTLAAETWIGSPHFITLEDDVTIGAHSIVVARPNTPLTIGKKSVLGAGSVLTKSIPPFEIWAGNPARKIGDVEQSS encoded by the coding sequence ATGCGCTTGCACAGTCCTGAACTGCTCTGGCAATGGAGCCGCGACCTCCAGCACCGTGGCTGGCGGCTGCCCGCACGCGTCGTGAAGACGTTGAACTTCTTCCTGCACAAATGCCTGCTGCCCGCCGAGGCCGAGGTGGGAGAGGGTCTGATCCTGGAGCACTACGCGCTCGGTATCGTCATGCACCCGCAGGTGCGCATCGGTAAAGGCTGCCGTATTTATCACCATGTCACGCTCGCTGCGGAAACCTGGATCGGCTCGCCGCATTTCATCACGCTGGAGGACGACGTCACCATCGGCGCGCACAGCATCGTGGTGGCGCGTCCCAATACTCCGCTGACCATCGGAAAGAAATCCGTTCTCGGTGCAGGCTCCGTACTCACCAAAAGCATTCCCCCCTTTGAAATCTGGGCCGGCAATCCGGCACGCAAAATCGGCGACGTGGAGCAAAGCTCATGA
- a CDS encoding glycosyltransferase family 4 protein, which yields MKIAYAMINCNRRDGSARAVNEVAERLAKKHDVHLYARKAEDLDLTQISWHRVPGVNWAEVIDFGSYYLEVNRRVRPGQYDIVHSIGCNTQRGNVITIQNIQPAKKQILDRLGRAENVSPARRLTRWMYLNATCAAEKRLYQHQPGRKAPLFLPVSRGVASELQKHYDIGPAKVRIVPNAADTVRFKPLSEEARKAWRIRNNVPQDRLVAIFAGGEWARKGLDFAIQAMGHLKDVPLTLYVAGDDPDRARFSQMARDTGAADNIIFGGFRKDMPEALGASDLFLFPSWYEAFSLATIEAAASGLPVVATKINGTEDFITPGENGDFVEHDGAHVASILRRLCSQPQNLRQMGANARLRVEQNYTWDRIAQMTEDAYQESLATR from the coding sequence ATGAAAATCGCCTACGCCATGATCAACTGCAACCGCCGGGACGGCAGCGCACGCGCGGTGAACGAAGTCGCCGAAAGGCTCGCAAAAAAGCATGACGTCCACCTTTACGCCCGTAAGGCGGAGGACCTGGACCTCACGCAAATCTCCTGGCACCGTGTGCCGGGTGTGAATTGGGCGGAGGTCATCGACTTCGGCAGCTACTATCTGGAGGTAAACCGCCGCGTGCGCCCGGGCCAGTATGACATCGTGCACAGCATCGGCTGCAATACCCAGCGCGGCAATGTCATCACCATCCAGAACATCCAGCCCGCCAAGAAGCAGATCCTCGATCGCCTTGGCCGCGCAGAGAATGTCTCACCCGCTCGTCGTCTCACGCGCTGGATGTACCTCAATGCCACCTGCGCTGCTGAAAAGCGCCTCTATCAGCACCAGCCTGGCCGCAAGGCTCCCCTCTTCCTGCCCGTCTCCCGAGGCGTGGCCTCGGAGCTGCAAAAGCACTATGACATCGGCCCCGCCAAAGTGCGCATCGTCCCCAATGCGGCAGACACCGTGCGCTTCAAACCGCTGAGCGAGGAAGCCCGCAAAGCATGGCGCATTCGGAACAACGTCCCACAAGACCGGCTCGTGGCCATCTTCGCTGGTGGTGAATGGGCGCGCAAAGGCCTCGACTTTGCCATTCAGGCCATGGGACATCTCAAAGATGTGCCGCTGACGCTTTATGTGGCTGGCGATGATCCCGACCGCGCACGCTTCTCCCAGATGGCACGCGACACCGGCGCTGCAGACAACATCATCTTTGGCGGCTTCCGCAAGGACATGCCGGAAGCGCTAGGCGCATCAGACCTCTTCCTGTTCCCCAGCTGGTATGAAGCCTTCAGCCTTGCCACCATCGAGGCCGCCGCCAGCGGGCTCCCGGTCGTGGCCACCAAGATCAATGGCACAGAAGACTTCATTACTCCCGGGGAAAACGGCGACTTCGTCGAGCATGACGGGGCCCACGTGGCCTCAATCCTCCGTCGTCTCTGCTCGCAGCCTCAGAATCTCAGGCAGATGGGGGCAAATGCCCGCCTGCGAGTGGAGCAGAACTACACTTGGGACCGCATCGCCCAGATGACGGAGGATGCCTACCAGGAAAGTCTGGCCACCAGGTAA
- a CDS encoding glycosyltransferase, with amino-acid sequence MHLLIVSHSCATALNQEIYARIQRETGWKITLVIPDAWKDEFGNALRQESPAELKGSVIRCAVWKNGSIIFHAYRMRWRRFLRELKPDVIYMNHEPYALATAQVCHANNHSIRVPFGFYSCQNINKKYPVPFSWMESMVYRSSSFALPITDRVADVLKAKGYQGRQTVCALPLDPELYHPRLRSTPPERFPKSDSPVIGYVGRLIEPKGLRTLAAALGKVRDLDWRMVLVGTGEFQAEFEQLLTAQGVRDRIFFAGYVPHHETPRWLASMDMLVLPSETQANWEEQFGRVIPEAMACGTAVIGSDSGEIPYLIRQSEGGLIFTQRDSEHLGTMLRQLVSGPKLRRQLAENGRHWVERDISIPAVAQKMIEAFSAAAKNQQADRAQNPQSLSSSHALAQS; translated from the coding sequence ATGCACCTCCTCATCGTCAGCCATTCCTGCGCCACGGCGCTCAATCAGGAGATCTACGCGCGCATCCAGCGCGAGACTGGGTGGAAGATCACGCTCGTCATTCCTGATGCGTGGAAGGACGAGTTTGGCAATGCCCTGCGTCAGGAGTCTCCTGCCGAGCTGAAAGGTTCCGTCATCCGCTGTGCCGTGTGGAAAAACGGCAGCATCATCTTCCACGCCTACCGCATGCGCTGGCGGCGCTTTCTGCGCGAGCTCAAGCCGGACGTGATCTACATGAACCATGAGCCCTACGCTCTGGCCACAGCCCAGGTCTGCCATGCCAACAACCACTCCATCCGGGTGCCCTTCGGCTTCTACTCCTGCCAGAACATCAACAAAAAGTATCCTGTCCCCTTCTCGTGGATGGAGTCCATGGTTTACCGCTCCTCCAGCTTTGCTCTGCCCATCACCGACCGTGTGGCGGACGTGCTCAAGGCGAAGGGTTATCAGGGCAGGCAGACAGTCTGCGCGCTGCCGCTGGATCCCGAGCTCTACCACCCTCGGCTGCGCTCCACGCCGCCTGAACGCTTTCCAAAATCTGACTCTCCCGTGATCGGCTACGTGGGCCGCCTCATCGAGCCCAAAGGCCTGCGAACACTCGCCGCCGCACTGGGCAAAGTGCGCGATCTCGACTGGCGCATGGTGCTCGTCGGCACCGGCGAGTTTCAGGCGGAGTTTGAGCAACTGCTCACCGCACAGGGTGTGCGCGACCGCATCTTCTTCGCAGGCTACGTGCCTCATCACGAGACGCCGCGCTGGCTGGCCTCCATGGACATGCTCGTGCTGCCTTCCGAGACGCAGGCCAACTGGGAAGAGCAGTTTGGCCGTGTGATCCCCGAGGCCATGGCCTGCGGCACGGCGGTCATCGGCTCAGACTCCGGGGAGATCCCCTACCTCATCCGCCAGAGCGAAGGTGGGCTGATCTTTACGCAGCGCGACTCCGAGCATCTCGGCACCATGCTGCGCCAGCTCGTCAGCGGGCCCAAGCTCCGCCGCCAGCTGGCCGAAAACGGCCGCCACTGGGTGGAGCGGGACATCTCCATCCCCGCCGTGGCTCAGAAAATGATCGAGGCCTTCAGCGCTGCTGCCAAAAATCAGCAGGCCGACCGCGCACAAAACCCACAGTCCCTTTCCTCCAGCCATGCGCTTGCACAGTCCTGA
- a CDS encoding glycosyltransferase family 4 protein has translation MIAQLGMNLKASAGGVDRYFSGLNNALTRQGVRVAAYGFGDSDKATCLGPANKPLMQRWKAVRSAVVPRRGRLLASHFALYALPALLGRRWDGHVVHFHGPWASESQREGGKAYSVMAKRMLERAVYHRADRFIVLSKAFRDQLCQGYGIKQDRVHIIPGGVEIDHFQPLDMTEARQRLVWPQKQKIIVCVRRLARRMGLETLIEAFAQATVDHPEAKLMIGGQGPLRSELEQQVQRAGLSKNVEFLGFVPDATLPAVYAAADLSIVPSSALEGFGLISLESLSCGTPVLVTPVGGLPDTVQGLGEDLVLKGTSVENIAAGLRGWLDGTLQIPTRKACREHVLRSFTWDRIAREACEVYRQAGWQPE, from the coding sequence ATGATAGCACAGCTCGGCATGAATCTGAAAGCCTCCGCCGGAGGCGTGGACCGCTACTTCAGCGGCCTGAACAACGCCCTGACACGCCAGGGCGTGAGGGTGGCCGCCTATGGCTTTGGCGACTCTGACAAGGCCACCTGCCTCGGTCCTGCCAACAAGCCTCTCATGCAACGCTGGAAGGCTGTGCGCTCCGCCGTGGTGCCGCGCCGTGGCAGGCTGCTGGCCTCCCACTTCGCACTCTATGCCCTGCCCGCCCTTCTCGGCAGGCGCTGGGACGGGCACGTGGTGCACTTTCACGGTCCCTGGGCCAGTGAATCCCAGCGCGAAGGCGGCAAAGCCTACTCCGTCATGGCCAAGCGCATGCTGGAGCGCGCCGTATATCATCGTGCCGATCGTTTCATTGTTCTTTCCAAAGCCTTTCGCGATCAGCTCTGCCAGGGCTACGGCATCAAACAAGACCGCGTGCACATCATCCCAGGCGGCGTGGAGATCGATCACTTTCAGCCGCTGGACATGACAGAGGCACGCCAGCGCCTCGTCTGGCCGCAGAAGCAGAAGATCATCGTCTGCGTGCGCCGCCTGGCACGGCGCATGGGGCTGGAGACGCTCATTGAGGCCTTTGCACAGGCCACCGTGGATCATCCTGAGGCAAAGCTCATGATCGGCGGCCAGGGCCCGCTGCGTAGTGAACTGGAGCAGCAGGTGCAGCGCGCCGGGCTGTCAAAGAACGTGGAATTCCTCGGCTTTGTGCCAGACGCCACGCTGCCCGCCGTCTATGCAGCGGCAGACCTTTCCATCGTGCCCAGTTCAGCACTGGAAGGCTTTGGCCTCATCTCCCTGGAGTCGCTGTCCTGCGGCACGCCTGTTCTGGTCACTCCAGTAGGCGGCCTGCCAGATACCGTACAGGGGCTGGGAGAGGATCTTGTCTTGAAGGGAACGAGCGTGGAAAACATCGCCGCTGGTCTGCGCGGCTGGCTGGATGGCACGCTGCAGATCCCCACACGCAAAGCCTGCCGCGAGCATGTGCTGCGCAGCTTTACATGGGACCGCATCGCACGCGAGGCATGCGAAGTGTACCGTCAGGCCGGATGGCAGCCCGAATGA